The following proteins are co-located in the Bombus pascuorum chromosome 3, iyBomPasc1.1, whole genome shotgun sequence genome:
- the LOC132905205 gene encoding uncharacterized protein MAL13P1.304-like, protein MQVDLQKRENTQTTILALLITRKGGCTVKQLSHDYYELEGEHIPWKDLGYNSLLSFLHSMSKTVQIEHRDNTIIIHGIASEKSKHVSRLIAGQKAQKPSVGRKTHRPNHYFPTTAPNRIRIPAEILSKVISLVKDKPNGLNKDYILQEIHSRMPFVKITMKEMEEQLQELSHRIFQTNNKIYPNRSKVKKFNNLKDRNDMSHSKSKLPIITAAGNEDSDDMLDCEDVLEVTQLNHTSISDYTKLDTKSKSTFSCMKETNCQDQETQHSDNIKTKFEDDIMKDKENVLDQKDIEILINERIKFRLEKLIQNHSDGIWCADLPEKYLEEYKVPLNYAELGFNSVREFASQLPEIFHCIQPRDTGDFMLYYAKREIPSNKLTKKHEANNIAQWYNIYEPSNEEAVPASVSLDTCKKLIPDNVMSIGDYVGCINVADLEQNEEPFIEVIVVEVFTPSFFWIQLRKKQKIFKMFMDDLHKFYTMQYEQYAIPLLVLEKGLNCACVYNGIWHRGIIKAVKPDFQVTVMFYDYGTLKTYSPNAVYYLHKKFSILPAQAIPCGLINTRPCTGSKWSRSATHHFALRTSDIPLVATIATINKEDNSMMVNLTDTLEDEDVHINDWLVEQKLAEYGKMVCIKKRNFPICHYLERQECFKRQKPSDIYRLKEKLSKNSGNKIVHNLNSDIGLPHSSNFNEVNSNKEDSYNKLISHRGKSKRSEYFQSTNSSKNDFLIEKMHGSVTNSEKKHPRKTESLYKMLLHLKLKSINSTKINNDNNDNSNNQICEIIANKKCLGSSSVLNQPIEQKSYEKSVMSCHNNVEHNNTISDTSSTDLSTNNRKNSKTLDNKCNILKERTNIPKQYGSVTNPEKKHPRKTESLYKMLLHLKLKSIDSTKINNDNNDNSNNQICETIANKKCLGSSSVLNQLIEQKSYEKSVISCHNDMEHNTTSDTLSIDLSVNNKKNSKTLDNKCNILKERTNIPKQYGSVTNPGKKHPRKTESLYKMLLHLKLKSIDSTKINNDNNDNSNNQICETIANKKCLGSSSVLNQLIEQKSYEKSVISCHNDMEHNTTSDTLSIDLSVNNKKNSKTLDNKCNILKERTNIPKQYANHFDIRESEDEIYISDVKNFTDPHEVYITENIDWSIILKNALQEKNNITQESESKIPRETSIRKQSNVPLAENCFLKVVYNSSYSALHDKDIRWSSTGNIAKMSNVSPLILENIERRKKRIKDNVIIAISQKILGMLTDEKLYDASRNVKDTQPMNSSQKTNNTSVENDTSLIALENYEQNDYICMKTITSKQKLLEKLSSIKDISNDNSSLDSDDLSTVTESTSFHCNINGNNNNNKCKKYENDTSIHECTSNGSWSEIDIECKKYESNTNIHESTSNESWPEIDVECSVKTEAINSNTQEVFRPMINNSEVYEKEEISKSANNLEDLTLVSTSSQQSTTTEKSDLIENINCSEESSLNVEVKESVRSMEKSLLNEETRQTEVVSVEELIQYNTVIGKSDIPVFNDVDIVSNERVEQLDAYISYAELSNLLNTTFNESTQIKFSDNEFDSHLSTVEITDSNSIEDAKCIETYKNTESNTYEVMYSDRISNQEDKMEDLTNKSVKFESHIPVIHSENNSERSNKYMSNLNYKSQGKARTLVEMLNNKCKKYENDTNIHGCTSNGSWSEIDIECKKYESNTNIHESTSNESWPETDVESSVKTKAINSNSQEFFKPTINNSEVYEKEEISKSANNLEDLTLVSTSSQQSTTTEKSGLIKNINCSEESSLNVEVKESVRSMEKSLLNEETRQTEVVSVEELIKSTTVIEKSDIPVFNDVDIESDKEEEQWDVNISYAELSNFLKGTFNGSTQNKFSDNEFDSRLNTVEINDLNSIENGDCIGTYTNIEGDTYEVMHSDRISNQEDKMEDLTNKSIKVESHIPVIHSENNSERSNKFMSNLNYESQGKGRKLIEMLNKAKLLQRDRSYK, encoded by the exons ATGCAAGTGGATTTACAAAAGCGTGAAAACACTCAAACTACAATATTAGCATTATTAATTACACGTAAAGGAGGATGTACTGTAAAGCAGCTAAGTCATGATTATTATGAGTTAGAGGGTGAACATATACCATGGAAAGATTTAGGATACAACTCTTTATTAAGTTTTCTACATAGTATGTCAAAAACAGTACAAATAGAACATAGagataatacaattattatacatgGTATTGCATCAGAGAAATCCAAACACGTTAGTAGATTAATAGCTGGCCAAAAAGCTCAGAAACCTTCAGTTGGAAGAAAAACACATAGACCAAATCACTATTTTCCTACAACTGCTCCTAATAGAATTCGTATACCAGCTGAGATATTAAGCAAAGTAATCAGTTTAGTTAAAGATAAACCTAATGGTTTAAATAAGGATTATATACTTCAAGAAATTCATTCACGCATGCCTTTTGTGAAAATTACTatgaaagaaatggaagaacaGTTACAAGAATTATCacatagaatttttcaaacaaacaATAAGATTTATCCAAACCGATCTAaagttaagaaatttaataatttaaaagaccGTAATGATATGTCTCATTCTAAATCCAAATTGCCAATTATCACTGCTGCTGGAAATGAAGATTCAGATGATATGTTAGATTGCGAAGATGTCCTTGAGGTTACACAACTCAATCATACATCTATATCTGATTACACAAAGTTAGATACAAAGTCCAAATCAACATTTAGTTGCATGAAGGAAACTAACTGTCAAGATCAAGAAACCCAACATagtgataatattaaaacgaaatttgaagatgatataatgaaagataaagaaaacgtTTTAGATCAGaaagatattgaaatacttataaatgaaagaattaaatttcgtttggAAAAGCTTATTCAAAACCACTCTGATGGGATTTGGTGTGCTGATCTaccagaaaaatatttagaagaatATAAAGTTCCTTTGAATTATGCAGAACTTGGTTTTAATAGCGTTAGAGAATTTGCATCACAGTTACCTGAAATCTTTCATTGCATTCAACCTCGTGACACAGGAGATTTCATGCTTTATTATGCAAAGAGGGAAATACCTTCAAATAAACTAACAAAGAAACATGAAGCTAATAATATTGCACAGtggtataatatttatgaaccaAGTAATGAAGAAGCAGTCCCAGCATCAGTG TCGCTCGATACATGTAAGAAGCTAATACCAGATAATGTAATGAGTATTGGAGACTATGTAGGTTGCATAAACGTTGCAGATTTAGAACAGAATGAAGAACCTTTTATAGAAGTTATTGTTGTAGAAGTCTTCACACCTTCATTCTTTTGGATACAACTtcgtaaaaaacaaaagatatttaaaatgttcatGGATGATTTACA TAAGTTTTATACAATGCAATATGAACAATATGCAATTCCACTACTTGTACTAGAAAAAGGTTTGAATTGTGCATGTGTATACAATGGAATATGGCATAGGGGTATAATTAAGGCTGTGAAACCAGATTTTCAAGTGACT GTAATGTTTTATGATTATGGAACACTGAAAACATATTCTCCCAATGCAGTATATTACTTACATAAGAAGTTTTCCATCCTGCCAGCACAGGCAATACCATGTGGTTTAATTAATACTAGGCCATGTACAGGATCTAAATGGTCCCGTAGTGCTACTCATCATTTTGCACTAAGAACATCTGATATACCTTTAGTTGCAACAATTGCAACAATTAATAAGgag GATAATTCAATGATGGTAAATTTGACTGACACATTAGAAGATGAAGATGTACACATTAACGATTGGTTAGTGGAGCAAAAGCTAGCAGAATATGGAAAAATGGTTTGTATTAAAAAACGGAATTTTCCAATTTGTCATTACTTAGAGCGTCAAGAATGTTTTAAACGACAAAAACCTAGCGACATTTATAGACTAAAGGAAAAATTGTCCAAAAATtctggaaataaaatagtacatAATCTAAATTCTGACATAGGTTTACCTCACAGTAGTAATTTTAATGAAGTAAATAGTAATAAAGAAGATTCctataataaattgatttcaCATAGAGGAAAGAGCAAAAGAtcagaatattttcaatcgacTAATTCCtctaaaaatgattttttaattgaaaaaatgcaTGGTTCTGTCACAAATTCTGAAAAGAAACATCCAAGAAAAACAGAatctttatacaaaatgttattacatcttaaattaaaatctattaattctaccaaaattaataatgataataatgataatagtaataatCAAATTTGTGAGattatagcaaataaaaaatgtttaggTTCAAGTTCTGTATTAAATCAACCCATTGAACAAAAATCGTACGAAAAGTCTGTCATGTCATGTCATAATAATGTAGAACATAATAACACTATATCTGATACTTCGTCTACTGATCTTTCTACtaataacagaaaaaatagtaaaacgttagataataaatgtaatattttaaaagagcGTACCAATATTCCTAAACAATATGGTTCTGTTACAAATCCTGAAAAGAAACATCCAAGAAAAACAGAatctttatacaaaatgttattacatcttaaattaaaatctattGATTCTaccaaaattaataatgataataatgataatagtaataatCAAATTTGTGAGACtatagcaaataaaaaatgtttaggTTCAAGTTCTGTATTAAATCAACTCATTGAACAAAAGTCATACGAAAAGTCTGTAATATCATGTCATAATGATATGGAACATAACACTACATCTGATACTTTGTCTATTGATCTTTCTGTtaataacaagaaaaatagtaaaacgttagataataaatgtaatattttaaaagaacgTACCAATATTCCTAAACAATATGGTTCTGTTACAAATCCTGGAAAGAAACATCCAAGAAAAACAGAatctttatacaaaatgttattacatcttaaattaaaatctattGATTCTaccaaaattaataatgataataatgataatagtaataatCAAATTTGTGAGACtatagcaaataaaaaatgtttaggTTCAAGTTCTGTATTAAATCAACTCATTGAACAAAAGTCATACGAAAAGTCTGTAATATCATGTCATAATGATATGGAACATAACACTACATCTGATACTTTGTCTATTGATCTTTCTGTtaataacaagaaaaatagtaaaacgttagataataaatgtaatattttaaaagaacgTACCAATATTCCTAAACAATATGCTAATCATTTTGATATTCGAGAATCAGAagacgaaatatatattagtGATGTGAAAAATTTTACTGATCCACATGAAGTATATATAACAGAGAACATAGACTGGtctattattttgaaaaatgcaTTGCAAGAAAAGAACAATATAACTCAAGAAAGTGAATCTAAAATACCTCGTGAAACATCTATTAGGAAACAAAGCAATGTACCATTAgctgaaaattgtttcttgaaagtagtatataatagCTCTTATTCTGCTTTGCATGATAAAGATATACGCTGGTCATCAACTGGAAATATTGCTAAAATGTCAAATGTATCTccattaattttagaaaatattgaaaggcGTAAAAAGCGCATAAaagataatgtaataattgctATATCACAAAAAATATTAGGGATGTTGACAGACGAAAAATTATATGATGCATCTAGAAATGTAAAAGATACGCAACCTATGAATTCATCACAGAAAACTAACAATACTAGTGTTGAAAACGATACTAGTTTAATTGctttagaaaattatgaacAAAATGATTACATTTGTATGAAAACCATTACTTCTAAGCAAAAATTATTGGAGAAATTATCATcaataaaagatatatcaaATGACAATTCAAGTTTAGATTCGGACGATTTAAGCACAGTAACAGAATCTACATCATttcattgtaatattaatggtaataataataataataaatgtaaaaagtatgaaaatgataCAAGCATCCATGAATGTACATCAAATGGATCTTGGTCAGAAATTGAcattgaatgtaaaaaatatgaaagcaaTACAAACATTCATGAAAGTACATCAAATGAATCTTGGCCAGAGATTGATGTTGAATGTTCTGTTAAAACAGAAGCAATAAATTCAAACACACAGGAAGTTTTTAGACCTATGATCAACAATTCGGAAGTAtatgagaaagaagaaatatccaaatctGCAAATAACCTAGAAGATCTGACCCTGGTATCAACATCATCACAGCAATCAACAACAACAGAAAAATCAGatttgatagaaaatattaattgttcagAAGAATCATCGTTGAATGTAGAAGTAAAGGAATCAGTAAGATCAATGGAAAAATCATTATTAAATGAAGAAACTAGACAAACAGAAGTGGTATCAGTCGAAgaattaatacaatataacacAGTAATTGGAAAGTCCGACATACCAGTTTTTAATGATGTTGATATAGTATCTAACGAAAGAGTGGAACAATTGGATGCATATATATCATATGCTGAGCTTTCTAATCTTCTTAATACTACATTTAATGAGAGCACTCAAATTAAATTCAGTGACAATGAATTTGACTCACATTTAAGTACAGTAGAAATAACTGATTCAAATTCAATTGAGGATGCAAAATGTATAGaaacttataaaaatacagaaagtAATACTTATGAAGTTATGTATTCAGATAGAATCAGTAATCAGGAGGATAAAATGGAAGACTTGACGAATAAAAGTGTCAAATTTGAAAGTCATATACCCGTAATACATTCTGAAAACAATTCAGAGagaagtaataaatatatgtctaatctaaattataaatcacAAGGTAAAGCGAGAACATTAGtagaaatgttaaataataaatgtaaaaagtatgaaaatgataCAAACATTCATGGATGTACATCAAATGGATCTTGGTCAGAAATTGAcattgaatgtaaaaaatatgaaagcaaTACAAACATTCATGAAAGTACATCAAATGAATCTTGGCCAGAGACTGATGTTGAAAGTTCTGTTAAAACAAAAGCAATAAATTCAAACTCACAGGAATTCTTTAAACCTACGATCAACAATTCAGAAGTAtatgagaaagaagaaatatccaaatctGCAAATAACCTAGAAGATCTGACCCTGGTATCAACATCATCACAGCAATCAACAACAACAGAAAAATCaggtttaataaaaaatatcaattgttCAGAAGAATCATCGTTGAATGTAGAAGTAAAGGAATCAGTAAGATCAATGGAAAAATCATTATTAAATGAAGAAACTAGACAAACAGAAGTGGTATCAGtcgaagaattaataaaatctacCACAGTAATTGAAAAGTCCGACATACCGGTTTTTAATGATGTTGATATAGAATCcgacaaagaagaagaacaatgGGATGTAAATATATCATATGCTGAGCTTTCTAATTTTCTGAAAGGTACATTTAATGGGAGTACTCAAAATAAATTCAGTGACAATGAATTTGACTCACGTTTAAATACAGtagaaataaatgatttaaattcaattgaGAATGGAGATTGTATAGGAACTTATACAAATATAGAAGGTGATACTTATGAAGTTATGCATTCAGATAGAATCAGTAATCAGGAAGATAAAATGGAAGACTTGACAAATAAAAGTATCAAAGTTGAAAGTCATATACCCGTAATACATTCTGAAAACAATTCAGAGagaagtaataaatttatgtcTAATCTAAATTATGAATCACAAGGTAAAGGgagaaaattaatagaaatgttaaataaagcGAAGTTATTGCAAAGAGATCGTTCATATAAATAA
- the LOC132905221 gene encoding 1-acyl-sn-glycerol-3-phosphate acyltransferase alpha isoform X1 — protein MAPSCFEVILVGLFLLIPVLYEVSRTFRYYLKFFLYYGIAMLNSLILLPIVLLRPKNVKNYLLGSAVFSICTHLIGLRWELRGTEHLEKERACIIVSNHQSSLDILGMYQVWPIMQKCTVIAKKQIFYAWPFGLVAWLCGLIFIDKMQSDKARSILNSAAVYLKEDKIKLWIFPEGTRRNTGQIHTFKKGAFHVAINAQLPILPVVFSSYYFLSFKEKRFDAGRVIITTLPPISTEGLTSADVEDLIEKTRNEMMEVFHATSHEVQSNISS, from the exons ATGGCACCTTCGTGTTTCGAAGTGATCCTAGTCGGTCTCTTTCTTCTGATACCTGTATTATATGAAGTGAGCAGGACCTTTCGTTATTATCTCAAGTTTTTTCTCTATTATGGAATTGCAATGCTGAATTCATTAATTCTCCTCCCGATTGTGCTTTTACGACCGAAGAACGTGAAAAACTATTT attAGGATCGGCTGTGTTTTCTATTTGTACTCACCTTATCGGACTACGTTGGGAATTAAGGGGGACAGaacatttagaaaaagaaagggcaTGTATAATAGTATCAAATCATCAAAGTTCTTTAGATATACTGGGAATGTACCAAGTATGGCCAATAATGCAAAAGTGCACAGTTATAGCAaaaaaacagattttttaTGCATGGCCATTTGGTTTAGTTGCTTGGCTTTGTGGATtgatatttatagataaaatGCAGTCAGATAAAGCCcgttcaattttaaatagtGCCGCGGTCTATCTCAAGGAAGACAAG ATTAAGTTATGGATATTTCCTGAGGGCACTAGGCGCAACACTGGACAAATTCACACATTTAAAAAAGGTGCCTTTCATGTTGCAATCAATGCTCAGTTACCTATATTACCAgttgtattttcttcttattattttctatcttttaaagaaaaaagattcgaTGCCG GTCGAGTTATTATAACAACGTTACCACCGATATCTACAGAAGGATTAACTTCAGCTGATGTTGAAGATTTAATAGAAAAGACACGAAATGAAATGATGGAAGTTTTTCATGCCACTAGTCATGAAGTgcaatcaaatatttcttcctaG
- the LOC132905221 gene encoding 1-acyl-sn-glycerol-3-phosphate acyltransferase alpha isoform X2 has protein sequence MYQVWPIMQKCTVIAKKQIFYAWPFGLVAWLCGLIFIDKMQSDKARSILNSAAVYLKEDKIKLWIFPEGTRRNTGQIHTFKKGAFHVAINAQLPILPVVFSSYYFLSFKEKRFDAGRVIITTLPPISTEGLTSADVEDLIEKTRNEMMEVFHATSHEVQSNISS, from the exons ATGTACCAAGTATGGCCAATAATGCAAAAGTGCACAGTTATAGCAaaaaaacagattttttaTGCATGGCCATTTGGTTTAGTTGCTTGGCTTTGTGGATtgatatttatagataaaatGCAGTCAGATAAAGCCcgttcaattttaaatagtGCCGCGGTCTATCTCAAGGAAGACAAG ATTAAGTTATGGATATTTCCTGAGGGCACTAGGCGCAACACTGGACAAATTCACACATTTAAAAAAGGTGCCTTTCATGTTGCAATCAATGCTCAGTTACCTATATTACCAgttgtattttcttcttattattttctatcttttaaagaaaaaagattcgaTGCCG GTCGAGTTATTATAACAACGTTACCACCGATATCTACAGAAGGATTAACTTCAGCTGATGTTGAAGATTTAATAGAAAAGACACGAAATGAAATGATGGAAGTTTTTCATGCCACTAGTCATGAAGTgcaatcaaatatttcttcctaG
- the LOC132905225 gene encoding calcyclin-binding protein: MSTKADELKLDIEEFNSLLQKASRQKTKDVLSLEIRKLQTELARLIEENQISQTKPAVAVSNSSQKCYEVKLNNYGWDQTNTTVKLYVTLKDVHQLAKDAVTCNFTEKSFDLHILGLNNKNYSLTINNLCEDIDTDKSSVRTKADMVIISLVKKVAKHWSHVTSVEKRIKESKTSSAPDISEDGDPGTSLMNLMKKMYQEGDDEIKKTIAKAWTETQEKKAAGLSDYS, from the exons ATGTCGACAAAGGCTGACGAG TTAAAATTGGACATTGAAGAATTTAACAGTTTACTTCAAAAAGCTAGTCGTCAAAAGACTAAAGATGTTCTCAGTCTTGAAATTAGGAAGTTGCAAACAGAGTTAGCAAGGTTGATagaagaaaatcaaatatcTCAGACAAAGCCTGCTGTTGCAGTGTCTAACTCTTCTCAAAAGTGTTATGAAGTTAAACTTAATAACTATGGTTGGGATCAAACAAATACGACagtaaaattatacgttacatTGAAAGATGTGCATCAGTTGGCTAAAGACGCTGTGACTTGTAACTTTACTGAGAAATCTTTTGATCTCCATATTCTTGGATTgaacaacaaaaattatagtttaacaattaataatttatgtgaAGATATTGATACAGATAAGAGTAGTGTTAGAACCAAGGCTGATATGGTGATAATATCCCTTGTCAAAAAGGTTGCGAAACATTGGTCACATGTAACAAGCGTAGAAAAAAGAATCAAGGAATCAAAGACATCTTCAGCTCCAGATATAAGTGAAGATGGTGACCCTGGTACTAGTTTGATGAATTTAATGAAGAAGATGTATCAAGAAGGGGAtgacgaaataaaaaagacaaTAGCCAAAGCGTGGACAGAAACTCAAGAGAAGAAAGCAGCAGGATTGTCAGACTATTCTTAA